A part of Propioniciclava coleopterorum genomic DNA contains:
- a CDS encoding DUF952 domain-containing protein: MAESLPLWHVSERSLWEEALGAGVYRWSTRGRTLGDEGFIHFCYPSQLEWVARHFYDGVTEPLVILEVNRDALGAPIRLESVLGSEERFPHLYGPLPTRAVAFVRTLEITAEAITIGDPEHVDRTGG; encoded by the coding sequence ATGGCTGAGTCGCTGCCGCTGTGGCACGTGTCGGAGCGGTCCCTGTGGGAGGAGGCGCTGGGCGCCGGCGTCTACCGCTGGTCCACCCGGGGCCGGACGCTGGGGGACGAGGGCTTCATCCACTTCTGCTACCCGTCGCAGCTGGAGTGGGTGGCGCGCCACTTCTACGACGGCGTCACCGAGCCCCTGGTGATCCTGGAGGTGAACCGCGACGCCCTGGGGGCGCCGATCCGGCTGGAGTCCGTGCTCGGGTCGGAGGAGCGGTTCCCGCACCTGTACGGGCCGCTGCCCACCCGCGCGGTCGCGTTCGTCCGGACGTTGGAGATCACCGCCGAGGCGATCACCATCGGCGATCCCGAGCACGTCGACCGCACCGGTGGCTGA
- a CDS encoding ATP-dependent DNA helicase gives MAAAIDRAFADGEHLLVQAGTGTGKSLGYLAPSLAYLLEHPRGRVVIATATLALQAQLAGADIPAAVKAAEKVGGRTVTHAILKGRTNYACLHRVIEGAGAEQDTLLGAAEVAEGLRKTRADASSVLGAEVVALREWARDELDAEGAGDRDDAPTHTAAAWAQVSVPVRECLGAQQCPFGDVCFVERSRAKAREADLVVTNHALLAIDAMHGNTVLPEHDRLVIDEAHELTARVTGAASHELSPQQVERVARRCLPYLDDDLAIEFLDLGEILTDALADAPLERITDPESPIVATLARIRDVARRVVSQANGDEPEAKQASAAAKEIFDVAEAMAALKDGDVVWVSERERFGRWLVAAPLDVAFLLRDRVLSQTPTVLTSATLTIGGQFEAAASSVGLKRDERADAGAEPDDDAQAWRALDVGSPFDYQRQGILYVADRLPPPRRDGITPEALKELAELVWAAGGRTLGLFASQRNAEAAARHCRAELPGQTILCQGDAQLSELTRRFIREPETSLFGTLSLWQGVDVPGETCRLVVIDKIPFPRPDDPLMQARQNAVSRSGGNGFMSVAAAHAALLLAQGSGRLIRRVTDRGVVAVLDPRLKTARYGGFLRSSLPPFWSTTDPEVAVAALRRLGPEAKAG, from the coding sequence ATGGCGGCGGCCATCGATCGCGCCTTCGCCGACGGGGAGCACCTGCTCGTGCAGGCCGGCACCGGCACGGGCAAGTCGCTGGGCTACCTGGCGCCCTCGCTGGCCTACCTGCTGGAGCACCCCCGCGGCCGCGTCGTGATCGCGACCGCGACCCTGGCCCTGCAGGCCCAGCTGGCCGGCGCCGACATCCCGGCGGCGGTCAAGGCGGCCGAGAAGGTCGGGGGGCGCACGGTCACGCACGCCATCCTCAAGGGCCGCACCAACTACGCGTGCCTGCACCGCGTCATCGAGGGTGCCGGGGCCGAGCAGGACACGCTGCTGGGCGCCGCTGAGGTGGCCGAGGGACTCCGCAAGACCCGGGCGGACGCGTCCTCGGTGCTCGGCGCCGAGGTGGTCGCGCTGCGGGAATGGGCCCGCGACGAGCTGGACGCCGAGGGCGCCGGGGACCGCGACGACGCGCCGACGCACACCGCCGCGGCGTGGGCGCAGGTGTCGGTGCCGGTGCGTGAGTGCCTGGGCGCCCAGCAGTGCCCGTTCGGCGACGTGTGCTTCGTGGAGCGCTCCCGGGCCAAGGCCAGGGAGGCCGACCTCGTCGTCACCAACCACGCGTTGCTCGCCATCGACGCCATGCACGGCAACACGGTGCTGCCCGAGCACGACCGGCTCGTCATCGACGAGGCGCACGAGCTCACCGCCCGGGTGACGGGCGCGGCGTCGCACGAGCTCAGCCCGCAGCAGGTCGAGCGGGTGGCGCGACGCTGCCTGCCCTACCTCGACGACGACCTCGCGATCGAGTTCCTCGACCTCGGCGAGATCCTGACCGATGCCCTGGCCGACGCGCCGCTGGAGCGGATCACCGACCCCGAGTCGCCCATCGTCGCGACGCTGGCGCGGATCCGGGACGTGGCGCGCCGGGTGGTCAGCCAGGCCAACGGCGACGAGCCCGAGGCCAAGCAGGCCTCCGCGGCCGCCAAGGAGATCTTCGACGTCGCCGAGGCCATGGCGGCACTGAAGGACGGCGACGTCGTGTGGGTCAGCGAACGCGAGCGCTTCGGCCGGTGGCTGGTCGCCGCGCCCCTGGACGTGGCCTTCCTGCTGCGCGACCGCGTCCTGAGCCAGACCCCGACCGTGCTCACGTCGGCCACCCTGACCATCGGGGGCCAGTTCGAGGCGGCGGCGTCCTCGGTGGGGCTGAAGCGCGACGAGCGGGCCGACGCGGGCGCCGAACCGGACGACGACGCGCAGGCGTGGCGCGCCCTCGACGTCGGGTCGCCATTCGACTACCAGCGCCAGGGGATCCTCTACGTGGCGGACCGGTTGCCGCCGCCGCGCCGCGACGGCATCACCCCGGAGGCGCTGAAGGAACTCGCCGAGCTGGTCTGGGCGGCCGGCGGCCGCACGCTGGGGCTGTTCGCGTCCCAGCGCAACGCCGAGGCGGCTGCGCGGCACTGCCGGGCCGAACTGCCCGGGCAGACGATCCTGTGCCAGGGGGACGCCCAGCTCAGCGAGCTGACCCGACGCTTCATCCGCGAACCCGAGACCAGCCTGTTCGGGACGCTGTCGCTGTGGCAGGGCGTCGACGTCCCCGGCGAGACCTGCCGCCTGGTCGTGATCGACAAGATCCCCTTCCCGCGGCCCGACGACCCGCTCATGCAGGCGCGGCAGAACGCCGTGAGCAGGTCCGGGGGGAACGGCTTCATGTCGGTGGCGGCGGCGCACGCGGCGCTGCTGCTCGCCCAGGGCAGCGGCCGCCTGATCCGGCGCGTCACCGACCGCGGCGTCGTTGCGGTGCTGGACCCCCGTTTGAAGACCGCCCGCTACGGCGGGTTCCTGCGCTCGTCGCTGCCGCCGTTCTGGTCCACGACCGACCCGGAGGTGGCCGTCGCCGCGCTGCGTCGCCTGGGCCCCGAGGCGAAGGCGGGCTGA
- the lexA gene encoding transcriptional repressor LexA, producing MASKDSGENGIPRQHRRGRPSEDDLARLGEVHALPDGPADADGLTLRQRLILETIQTALAERGYPPTIREMGEAVGLASPSSVAHQLKALEAKGFLSRDPKRPRALVVHLPGAQGPGVRTAPQAAPAASGYDEDVHVSRAVQVPMLGRIAAGGPILAEQQVEEVFPLPRDLVGEGELFLLEVRGDSMIDAAICDGDYVVVRQQPDANNGDIVAAMIDGEATVKTFKRTPGQVWLLPHNEAYSPIDGNEATILGKVTAVLRRV from the coding sequence ATGGCGAGCAAGGACAGCGGCGAGAACGGCATCCCCCGGCAGCATCGACGTGGCCGACCGAGCGAGGACGACCTCGCGCGGCTGGGCGAGGTGCACGCCCTCCCCGACGGGCCGGCCGACGCCGACGGGCTGACGCTGCGCCAGCGCCTGATCCTGGAGACGATCCAGACCGCGCTGGCCGAGCGCGGCTACCCGCCCACCATCCGCGAGATGGGCGAGGCCGTCGGCCTCGCGTCGCCCTCCAGCGTGGCGCACCAACTGAAGGCCCTGGAGGCCAAGGGCTTCCTCTCCCGCGACCCCAAGCGGCCGCGCGCCCTGGTCGTCCACCTGCCCGGCGCACAGGGGCCGGGAGTCCGCACCGCCCCGCAGGCCGCGCCCGCGGCGTCCGGCTACGACGAGGACGTGCACGTCTCGCGCGCGGTCCAGGTGCCCATGCTGGGTCGGATCGCCGCCGGCGGCCCCATCCTGGCCGAGCAGCAGGTCGAGGAGGTCTTCCCGCTTCCGCGCGACCTGGTCGGCGAGGGCGAGCTGTTCCTGCTGGAGGTCCGCGGCGACTCGATGATCGACGCCGCCATCTGCGACGGCGACTACGTGGTGGTCCGGCAGCAGCCCGACGCCAACAACGGCGACATCGTCGCGGCCATGATCGACGGCGAGGCCACCGTCAAGACCTTCAAGCGGACGCCCGGGCAGGTGTGGCTGCTGCCGCACAACGAGGCCTACTCCCCCATCGACGGCAACGAGGCCACGATCCTCGGCAAGGTGACCGCCGTCCTGCGGCGCGTCTGA
- the nrdR gene encoding transcriptional regulator NrdR, producing the protein MHCPSCRYKDSRVLDSRVAEDGSSIRRRRECRSCGKRFTTLEQMQLVVVKRSGVIEPFSREKVVNGVRKACKGRPVSDADLAKLGQQVEESLRSSGQGEIEADDVGLAILRPLRALDAIAYLRFASVYQHYDSVEDFESAIEQLKASGEASTAASHPAQPLPDQLF; encoded by the coding sequence ATGCACTGTCCATCATGCCGGTACAAGGACTCCCGCGTGCTCGACTCGCGCGTGGCCGAGGACGGCAGCTCCATCCGCCGGCGCCGCGAGTGCCGGTCCTGCGGCAAGCGGTTCACGACCCTGGAGCAGATGCAGCTCGTGGTCGTGAAGCGCTCCGGCGTCATCGAGCCGTTCTCCCGCGAGAAGGTCGTCAACGGGGTGCGCAAGGCCTGCAAGGGCCGTCCCGTCTCCGACGCCGACCTCGCCAAGCTCGGCCAGCAGGTCGAGGAGTCGCTGCGCAGCAGCGGCCAGGGTGAGATCGAGGCCGACGACGTCGGCCTGGCGATCCTGCGCCCCCTGCGCGCGCTCGACGCGATCGCCTACCTGCGGTTCGCCTCGGTGTACCAGCACTACGACTCGGTGGAGGACTTCGAGTCCGCCATCGAACAGCTCAAGGCCAGCGGCGAGGCGTCCACAGCGGCGTCCCATCCAGCGCAGCCCCTACCCGATCAGCTGTTCTGA